In one window of Oryza sativa Japonica Group chromosome 9, ASM3414082v1 DNA:
- the LOC9271302 gene encoding replication protein A 70 kDa DNA-binding subunit D, giving the protein MRSFFRCWVSGTTKMVTTLISKLEPGLGNPTIRLRVSRFWEFRDQNDENILYHLGLVLVDGTGASIAAQIMPPLDELFAPAITEGKVYDLTFYRVRQCTSQYRPVGNMQSIALTKWSTLEECTDVPENFPNYVYSLTPYDQLRGRVNRKDSFTDAIGIITEITSVTPIQTRTKDGESLKRSIYIRDADNVTINVALWGDRATTFPADEVIEAGKKKSTDSDLCWHACEGLW; this is encoded by the exons ATGGTAACCACGCTAATCAGTAAGCTTGAGCCTGGTCTTGGCAACCCAACTATTCGTCTTCGTGTATCAAGGTTCTGGGAATTCCGCGACCAAAATGATGAAAATATTCTGTATCATCTTGGCCTGGTTCTGGTTGATGGCACG GGGGCCAGCATTGCAGCTCAGATTATGCCTCCATTGGATGAGCTCTTTGCCCCTGCAATCACTGAAGGCAAAGTGTATGACCTCACGTTCTATCGTGTAAGGCAGTGTACCAGCCAGTATAGGCCAGTTGGCAATATGCAGTCGATTGCCCTCACAAAGTGGTCTACACTGGAAGAGTGTACTGATGTGCCAGAGAATTTCCCTAACTATGTTTACTCTCTAACGCCATATGACCAGCTAAGGGGACGAGTGAACAGGAAGGACTCTTTCACAG ATGCCATTGGAATCATTACTGAGATAACATCAGTGACACCTATCCAAACGCGCACCAAGGATGGTGAAAGTCTGAAGAGGAGCATCTACATTCGCGATGCCGA CAATGTGACAATAAATGTTGCGCTATGGGGAGATCGAGCCACAACATTCCCTGCAGATGAGGTGATTGAagctggcaaaaaaaaatccacagaTAGTGATCTTTGTTGGCACGCTTGTGAGGGGCTTTGGTA G